The Thermosynechococcus sp. HN-54 DNA segment ATCGCCCTGATTGCAACTCTAGTTTTTGTACTGCTTACCCTTATTCTAATTAGGAGATCTTACTCATGCCAATTGCTGTGGGAATGATTGAAACGCGCGGATTCCCCGCCGTCGTCGAAGCAGCAGACGCAATGGTAAAAGCCGCTCGCGTTACCCTTGTGGGCTACGAAAAAATTGGGAGTGGTCGGGTCACCGTGATTGTGCGGGGTGATGTCTCCGAGGTGCAAGCCTCAGTGGCTGCCGGGGTCGATTCTGCCAAGCGAGTCAATGGCGGAGAGGTGCTGTCCACGCACATCATTGCTCGTCCCCATGAAAACCTTGAGTACGTGTTGCCCATTCGCTACACAGAAGCGGTGGAGCAATTCCGAAACTAAGGGGTTTGGCAGTCCAGTAGAGTCTTCAGTTCAGTCGCTTATTCAGTGTCCAGTTCTTACCTGTTTGACGTTTAGGAGTTA contains these protein-coding regions:
- a CDS encoding carbon dioxide-concentrating mechanism protein CcmK, with amino-acid sequence MPIAVGMIETRGFPAVVEAADAMVKAARVTLVGYEKIGSGRVTVIVRGDVSEVQASVAAGVDSAKRVNGGEVLSTHIIARPHENLEYVLPIRYTEAVEQFRN